The sequence CGCGCCTCAGCTCATCATGTTGGCCAACGTGGCCTTGACTGGGGAGGTCAGCGGCGGCTGCTGTGATTACCTGGTTGGCGAAGAAAGACAGATGGCGGAATTGATGCCGGTCGGGGACAACAGCTTCTCGGAGAGTGACGGAGAAGGACTGGAGGAGTCCCCTGATGTCAGAGGCGAAGCCAGGGGACTGGAAAGCATGGAGCTGGAGGGCTTGGAACCCGGGGTCGTCGAACCGGGACCCGAATGTGCGGGATCCGCTGCCCCAGAAGCTTACAGCTCCAGGAGCGAGCTTCCTCCAGAGGCACCTGTCACAGAGGACAGAGGCAAGAGCTTGAGGACCAAGCCCTTTCGCTGTAAACCCTGCCAGTACGAGGCGGAGTCTGAGGAGCAGTTTGTGCATCACATCCGTGTGCACAGTGCCAAGAAGTTTTTTGTGGAGGAGAGTGCAGAGAAGCAGGCCAGAGCCCGGGAGGCCGGCTCCGCAGCCGCGGAGGAGGGGGACTTCTCCAAGGGTCCCATCCGCTGTGACCGCTGTGGCTACAACACCAACCGCTACGACCACTACGCGGCCCACCTGAAGCACCACACCAGGGCCGGGGAGAACGAGCGCGTCTACAGGTGCatcatctgcacctacaccacggTGAGCGAGTACCACTGGCGGAAACACCTGAGGAACCATTTTCCACGGAAGGTGTACACGTGCGGAAAGTGCAACTACTTTTCAGACCGAAAGAACAACTATGTTCAGCACGTGCGAACTCACACAGGTAAGAGGGCCTTGCTCACTTGTCAGCGTCCCCCCCAGGTGGGACAGCCTCAGAAACACGCAGGATTTCAGACCCCCAGGTGGAGAGAGTGCCCCCCTGGGTCTGTGGGTAGCCGCTAACCAATACTCGCAGCTCTTAACGCTTTGTCACATTCCGcacgtcatttttttttttttttttttttgctgttaaatggctgcaccagcagcaaatgtaagttccctggccaggggttgaatcctggccgcagctgcaacctctgccaaagctgtggccatgccagatcctttacccgtctgtgctgagctggggatggaacccacacctctgcagcgacctgagcttgggcagttggatccttaacccgctgcaccccaGGGGGGAATTCTGCCTGGCAGTTCATGTTTTCAAATAGCAGTTTTTTGAGCTGTGCTCCAGTCCCACACACCTTATCCATTTACAGTTAGAATGCGTTGGTTTTAGTACAGTCACAGGATTGTGCAGCCAACACCATAATCAATTCTAGGACATCGTCACCTTCCCCCCCAGAGAAACCCCTATTAGTGGTTGCCCCCCATTTCTCCCCAGCACCCCTTAGTTATTTGCTTTGAAGTTGACTTTCACCCTTGTAATCATGGGGTCTCATTTTTGAAAAGCAGCGTCTGTAACTGTTGGTAGTTCATTTTCTTGTTTACATTACACTTTGCTGATGTGACTTGGTACCTTCGAAGGCTGCTCCCTGGTCTGAACAACATGACAGGGTAACCTAGTGCCAGCTCTTTGCATCACATGTGAGAAGGGGCTTGGGTACTGTTGGCATCAGGTCCCTTCTGCAGTAGTTGTCACTCTGTAGGACTGAACCTCGCGCTAATAAAGTGGGTGCTAGGGGAGGAATTGAGGTTGCTTTGCTTAGGTGTAGACATAACCAAGAAAACTTACAGAGAAATTCCCTGGTGAGAAAGACTTTGTAGCAAGATTTCTAAGCCCCAGCAGTTGGCTTCTGTGTGATTTAAAGATTTCAAATCCGGTCGAGTAAAAGATTTGCAGTCTCTTTGGAATTTGCTGTAAATTGTGATTATTTCCAGGTTTTGAAActgttttatttcaaaagttAAGACGTTGAATCATTTCAAAATTACATGGCCTAGGAAATGAAAATGACCTGGACATCCTACACCATTAATCACTTGACAGTTAATCAAACGACCTGTTAGACTAAACTAACCTCACCTAcaatatcataaaataaatctgaaatacCGTACGTGCTTGAACTGTAAGTACCGCATGTTCCTTTAACAGTATTGTCAAAATTCTGGGGCTCAGTTTAGAATCAGCTGTAATCTGTGGCGCTTTCAGCATCCATGGTAAAGGATATGgcttttgtgtgtgcatgtttatgaattttttaaCGTGAGGTATCGCTGATGATGatgaatttttacaaatatatatactcaTAACCACCATGCAAATCAACATAAAGAATATTACCAGCCACCCCAATGCCTTTATcttattaaattttgattttttttgtttgtgtcagTTATATTTTGACACTTTCAAAATTGAGTCACtgaacaatttaaaatttcccccaaatctaaaatgttttaaaaagtaaatcaaaattacttgatttaagaacatttttaggagttcccgtcgtggctcagtggttaacgaatccgactaggaaccatgaggttggttgtgggttcaatccctggccttgctcagtgggttaacgatccggcgttgccgtgagctgtggtgtaggtcgtagacacggctcggatcccgcgttgctgtggctctggcataggccagtggctccatgtccgattcgacccctagcctgggaacctccatatgctgcgagagtggcccaagaaatggcaaaaagaccaaaaaaaaaaaaaaagaacatttttggaattaaaaaaaaaaacaaaatggagaaaTCTGGGAAATTTTCACTTTTGGTGTATATTTTCAATTgttatataagtttttttttaaaagaggaattctgctttttgacatttcttaatttttttgttataatggtttattttcaagtatttacagtctaggtgacttttttttcttttttcttttttggctgtgacacagcatatggaagctcccaggccaggggttgaattggagtcatagcccctggcctacaccatagtcactgccacaccagatctgagttgcatctgctacctatagcacagctcaaggcaatgccacatccttaacctactgagagatgccagggatcaaagctgcgtcttcgtggatgctagttaggttcttaacccactgagccacaacaggaactcctaaacttatttgatcttaacacttttttttctttcttttttgtctttttatggctgcacccactgcatatggaggttcccaggccaggggtctaatcggagctgttgctgctggcctatgccagagccacagcagatccaagcctcgtctgtgacctataccacagttcatggcaaagccgttcctttactcactgagtgaggcttggaatcctttctgctgtgccatgacaggaactctgatgatcttatcacttttaaaaaagctCTCCCTCCCTGATATTACCTTATttgtgtgttggttttttttttatttcaaaacagtTTGGTGTATAAAtagaagaataatattttgattATGTTAATTCTGAGCGTATCACTGGTACTAAATGCATAGTTCTGAAAATTGTATTTATTCAAAAATGAATTCATCTAGAAGAACACATAAACAATCAGTGGGAATCACTTGTTTCTCATTTCTCGCTTATCTACGTTTCAGGGTCAGGTTCACTTGGTGGTTCTTCATGTTCTTTTAATCGAGTGCTCAGGGTTaggtgctttctctctctttttttttttgccttttttaaggctgacacctgcagcatacggaagttcccaggctagggttctaattggagctgtagctgctggcctacaccatagccacagcaacatgggatcttgagttggatttgtttccactgtgccacaatgggaactctgattttttttttttttggtctttttgccatttctagggccactcctgcggcatatggaggttcccaggctaggggtctaatcagagctgtagccaccagcctacatcagagccacagcaacgtgggatcccagccgcattagtgacctataccacagctcatggcaacgccggatccttaacccactgagcgaggccagggatcaaaactgcaacctcatggttcctagtcaggtttgttaaccattgtgccaccatgggaactctggaactccgaattttttaaattcttaatatttttgtaataacatATTGCATTACTGTGAAAATTAACAGAAAGCTGAAGATTGTTTTGTTAGCAAagctaaaataattattatataaaactgtattatatatagttatacatactatatataatgATGTATAGTTtctaaataatagaaataatagttAAATAATTACTATATAGTAATAGTTTTGTGTATTCTGAATAGCCTATCTAATACATGAGAAAAATTGATCATTTTGCCTGGAATAAGGACCAAAAAATCCTTGTTAAaaaagtgtgtatttttttttttttagggctgcaccctcagcatatggaggttccctggctgggggggcgatttggagctatagctgctggcctacaccagagccacagcaatgtagaatcagagccgcatctgtgacctacaccacaacccacagcaatgccagatccttaacccactgagcgaggccagggattgaacccgtgtcctcttggatccgagttggattcgtttcctttgtgccatgacggtaactccaaaATGTGTGTAGTGTTAATGCGAATcgtatttgctttattttgtccTGTATGAACACTAATCCTGATGTTCTTGCAGGAGAACGTCCGTATAAATGTGAACTTTGTCCTTACTCAAGTTCTCAGAAGACTCACCTAACCAGACACATGCGTACTCACTCAGGTGGGTGACAGATGGAAACTTTACTGTCATTTTAGTAAACTACCATTATAAGGAAGTTCTTGCAGACCTGGAACTGGATCATTTTTTGTGGTTTATGTGTAATATAACTTGGAAATCAGAGTTAATATTTAGTGTTCTACCATTGTGGAACTGTATTTAATTGGAGATCATTAAGCAAAGAGTTCATAGGTGGAACCCTATGAACTGCTTgtaactgtatgtgtgtgtgtacgtctTCTGGGAGGAGGGTCCATCAGGTCTTCAAGCTTCCTGACGATAAAAGTTGAATTGCTGCCATAGACCAGGGTACGTTCTTTCTGAACAAAGCCTACCTTCTATACTCTGCCTGACCACTCCACCCCCACAGCACAGTATAACACCAGGTTTCAGCGTTTTGTTGCTGAGTTTCAGGAATTCCTTCTTAGCTGCCCAGATCCTGAAATTTGGGTTTGTCCTCTTCAGAGTTGATAAGGCTTCTAAGGACTGATTTATAAAAGCCAAACTTTAAAGAACAATAGACCACCCAGGATCCCAATTTATTAACCTAGAGTAGGTAAAACATAAGACTATAGCAAGTTGGAGATTCATCCAGGCTAGAACTAAAATAGTCATGATCACCATacattcactccctggcctggaaactttcatatactgtaggtgtggtcattaaaaaaaaaaagatctctatgCTAATACTGACTTGTTAACTTTGCCATATACATTCCTTGATATTGGGGACCAATTTTGGTTGGTGGTCATGATTATTTTAGTTCTAGCCTGGGTGAAATTGGTCCCCAACATCAAGAAATGTATATGGCATAGTTAAAAAGTCGGTATAAgcatagtggttttttttttttttttttgctttttagggccacacctgcagcatgtggaggttcccaggctagtgggctaatcgaagctatagctgccagcctttgccagagccacagcaacaccatatacgagccatgtctgcaacctacaccacagcccacggccatgccagatcctttaacccattgagcaaggccagggatcgaacccacaacctcatggttcctagttggatttgtttccattttgccatgacaggaactcccagaaaaattttttttcagtgaagcatatttttcttttaccaagTGTGTGATTATTATGGAagcactatttctttctttttctttttttcttttttcttgtctttttagggccacatctgcagcatatggaaggtcccagtctaggggctgaatcagacctgtagctgctcacctacaccacagccacagcaacaccagatctgagctgcatctgtgacctacaccacagctcactgcaacgttggatccttaacctggtgagcgaggcccaggatcaaacctgcgtgtactagtcaggtttgtttccactgagccacagtgggaactcagattaattttttattttatttatttgtttgtttttccaataAGAGGACTTCATATAGTTAATACTGAGGCAAAGCGTTCTGCAGAAGTACCAACACAAAAGAGGACCCATTTCCTGATACAGGCAACTGTCACACGGTGTAGTGACACAGGCAGCTGTCGCACGGCTTAAATACAAGcgctgcctcctgggctgggctcctTATAGACCCAGCGAGGCTCTTCTTCAGTGTCTTCTCTTCGAGTTGTACTGATTCTATTGCCAGTTCTCATTCGAATCTGCTGGGGGATTGGATGATTTTGCTTTGGCTTCTTGGCCAGGAATCACATGATCCTGAAAGTCTTGAGAGCAGACTTGGTGAGGAGCTCATTCAGCCACACCTAGGATGGTGGGGAAGGGAGCCAGATGAGGTTTTTAAGTGGTATTCACATTTaatttacagaaatgaaaatgcacGTACTGGGTACAAAGTCAgtgactttatatatattttctcctgtttGACCCCCATCTAGGTGAAGACTTGAAATATTTCCACCACCTCAGAAAAGTTCCTTCCCTTTTTACCTCTTCTAGTCAGTGCTCTCACAGTCTTCTCACCAACAATCCTCTGACTCCTGACAAAAACATTATAAGatgcttttataaaatgtttttgaggtttattCCATACTGTATTATTAGAACTTTGTGTTTATTGTTGAGGTGTATCCCCCATGACTGTTTAATTAAAAGTTCCCTGTTAGGCTTCTgggctcttctttttttctttctgggctcttgatAAGATTATGTAAAGCTTGTAAAACTCCCTTTTTGATTTGCCTTACATCTAGAAATTAATTTGGAAAGGATAAAATAGACATTGGAtgcatttataaagaagaaaagtagGTACCTAtaaaaataggtattttattacttattaaagctggaaaataattaaattaaaaccatTGGTACAGGGCAAAAAAAATTTACCCTCACCTAGGTATTAAGAAACTAAGCTTGATGACTAGATCTCCCAGTGTAGGAAAGATTTAATGGCAGGAAAGCAACAATGGGAGTGGGGTGAATGAAGCATGTCAATGATGCTGGCATATTTTAAACAAGCCTGTGAACCTGCCTTTCCTGACCATCTCACAGGTGAAGGCTTGCATCTTTCTTGGTGCTGATTGTGTAAATACCCATGAGGGCTTATAAAAGGgtgacattttctttataattctttcACGAGTACAGATGCTTTCCTAAAGAGATTAACTCCATTCATCAACTATTTGCTTACCTAAAAGTAGGGTTAGGATGGCAGGAGAGGATGGACACATGACATCTTCCCTTTGTTTACCCTTTCTAAAAATTACCAGgttaggaagttcccgttgtggctcagcagtaacgggcagtatccgtgagggtgtgggttccatctctggcctcgaacagtgggttaaggatccggcgttgccgtgagctgtggtgtgggttgcagacatggcttggatctggcgttgctgtggctgtggtgtaggccatcggctatagctctgattggatgcctagcctgggaaccaggtgtggccctgaaaaaaaaaaggacaaaaagaataaataacagaTGCAGTGGGGTTctgttgcatagcacagggaactatatcaagtcacttgtgatagaacatagtagaatatgagaaaaagtatatatatgtgtgtgtgtgtgtgtgtgtatagcttggtcattttgctgtgcagcagaaattaaacattgcacatcaactataattaaaagatttttaaaaaaaaaaataattcacaggtgaggaagctgagccTTTGAGTCTTCAGTGCCTTGCTGACGACCTCACAGTAAAGCTGCAGAGCCCCTGTTTGACCCACAGATAGCCACACTGTAGAACAAGTTCTTAACCATTATGCTGCATATCTTCCCTGCCTGCTGTGTCTGTATATGTTCAGGAAACGTTGTCTCTGTTGACCTCCCTCAATGGGGAGGACACAATGATGGGACCGTGTGCAGCTAGTGTAATGTACACATTAGAAGTTTCTGGTTATGATGTGTTCTCGGTCAGTGTGGGGAGGAGCTGCGTCTACTGTCTGAAGGACCTGGATATGGTTTTGTTCTTGTGATCAAGTATTCTGTCATCAGCCATCTTCTCCTCATGTAAAAAAGCTCACCATCTACGTGGTTTTACTAAATGCCTCCGTAGTTttgttgaaaaatgaaaacaaataagatTTGATGTGAATTTGAGAATGTTTGAGAAGTGAAATTTCATACATGTCACTTTCCGTTTTTCTGCTACGCTTTCCCTTGGACCAGTGGGGTATGGATACCGTTTGGTAATATTTACTAGAGTGTGATCTAGGTGGGTATGTATTCAGGTAGAATGAGTTCATCTCTGCCTttaaatggggtggggggggatgcagGGTGCTTCTGGTCTCgtgtgtgcctgtggctgtgactgtgtttgcttgttttatggACCATATCTATTTGTTGCCTCTtttcactcacctggtgtctttGCCCATTCTctagaaggaggagggagagaatcaAGACTCGGGCTCTACGTTTGCTGCGAAGTAGCGCCCCTGGGCACTGGGAATGTTTGCTGATTGAAACTTGACCCAGTTCCTGCTCTGATGCTCAAAGGGTTAGGTTGAGAGGAAAAGCCTTTTTACTCCCAGAGGCCAAAGCATTGTTTTCAAACTCTGGGAGCGGTAGCTTAGAGTGTGAGATAGTTATTTTGAAGTCTCAAGACTTATCTTAAATGTACGGGAATTTTATATTCTACTCCCTTATACATTTGTtttaactaaatataaaaaatgtgaaattatctTCTCTCTTTGGGTGACCAAGCCCCTAAATTAGCCTTGAGAGCCCAGGTCACTTTGCTGGTAATTGACAAATCTGTGTTCTCTAATAGTGCTGGAAAGCCTTAGCTTGGTACCTGTTTTAGGAGATGATGATGAACTGAGAAAATTATCCTTCCATTTGGTATGAGGGTCAGTGTCAAGGGGAAgagaaaagatatacaaataaatatggtAAATGTGAGTTGCATGATGACGTCTTGGAGAAatagtttttgtggttttttgtttttgtttgctttcctatGTATCCAATTCCTTGTCAGGTGATTTGAATAAGTCTTAATTCACTTCCTGGTGTATGTCTCCAGTAACATCTCTTGTTTACCCTCAGGTGAGAAGCCATTTAAGTGCGACCAGTGCAGTTACGTGGCCTCTAATCAACACGAAGTAACCCGCCACGCGAGACAGGTGCACAACGGGCCTAAACCGCTGAGCTGCCCGCACTGTGACTACAAGACAGCAGACAGAAGTAACTTCAAGAAGCACGTCGAGCTGCATGTCAATCCACGGCAGTTCAACTGCCCGGTGTGCGACTACGCAGCTTCCAAGAAGTGTAATCTGCAGTATCATTTCAAGTCGAAGCATCCCACCTGCCCCAGTAAAACGATGGATGTCTCAAAGGTGAAactgaagaaaaccaaaaagcgAGAGGCCGACTTGCCTGATGACAAAATCACCAGCGAGAAAACAGAAACGGAGCAGGCAAAGATAAAGGGGGACGTGGCTGGGAAGAAAAACGAGAAGTCTGTAAGagtggagaaaaaagagaatgtttcaaaagagaaaaagcctTGTAGTAACGCCTCCAGCCAGGTGACTACCAGAACTCGCAAATCGGCCATGGAAGCTAAAGACGTGGAAGCCCACCCAGGAAACCGTTCAGAAGCAACCTGCACCACCAAGAAGAGCAAGAGGAAGGTGGGCGCTGAAGCCCGTCCCTTACAAGAGCCTGTTCCGGATGAGGAACCTgcgccaaaaaagaagaagaaggcagagaGCAAATCCAGAAGTGGCCAGGAAACACCAAAGGGTGACAGCAGAGTGGAGAATAAGAAGCAAAGTATTTGCATGAAGAagagcacaaagaagaaaactctgaAACATAAACCCTCTAGAAAAAGCAGCAAGGCGGCTCAGAAGGGTACTGTCCAGCAGAAACCTGCTCAGACAGAGCCTCCTCAGGTGGGGCCTGCACTGCCAGacccgcctccccctcctccctctgtggGGCCTGGCGAGGTCATTCAGGTGACACCTGCTGAGGTAGAGGTTGCTGGCACGGAGCCTCCCCCtgcgccccctcctcctcctcctgcggGGCCTGCAGGGGTCGTTCAGGTGACACCTTCGGAGGTAGAGGTCGTTCAGGTGGCACCTGCAGAGGTAGAGGTTGTTCGGGTGGCACCTGCGGAGGTTGAGGTTGTTCAGGTGGGGCCTGAGGAGAAGGAACCTCCCCCTCCTCCCGTGGAGCCTGCGAAGGTTGTTGAGGTGGTACGGGCGGAGGTAGAGTTTGTTCAGGTGGCACCTGCGGAGGTGGAGGTCGCTCGGGTGGGGCCTGATGAGACggagcctcctcctcctccccctccccccgtggGGCCTGCGGAGGTTGTTCAGGCGGCACCTGCGGAGGTTCAGGTGACAGCTGCAGAGGTTGCTCGCCTGGGGCCTGATGAGAAGGAGCCGCCGCCTCCTGTGGAGCCGATCCCCAAAAGGTCTCCTCGAAAAGAGAGTGACCGGGAAAAGCCCGACCCGCGGAGGGCCGTGACCCAGGAGGAACAGGTGCTTGTTGAAGGTGGCCCGGTGCCTGTTCAGGATGGGGCCCGTGGGCAGGACCTGTCACCACCTCCACCTCTGCCGGGGGAACTCCCGAAAGAAGAGGCGTCCGGAGACCGAAACGTTGTCCCTGCAGGCGGAGGTGGTCAGGAAGCCCGTCTCGGGACCGTGGAGGCGGAGGAGGCCGTGGAGGGTCCAGCTGGTCTTGGCGCCGCCATCGAGCCGTCTGCTCAGGTTCCATCCTCTGAACACAAGCCGAGGGAGCCCGAACGTGAGCCTCCGGAGGGCGCACGGGTGGCGATGGACAGCGACGGGGACAAGGCGGAGAGCGCCCCTGGCAGAGACCCAGCCTCCCGAGCACCCGGGGCGTCCCCTCCGGTCACCACGGCCGCAGGTGGGGCTCCGGACGTGGAGGAAGACGAAGGCATCCACAGTCACGACGGAAGCGACCTGAGCGACAACGTGTCCGAGGACAGCGACGACTCAGGGTTGAACGGGGCTCGGCCGGCCCCACAGGAGACGCGCGGGAAGAGCGGCAAGGATGCATTGGCGGCGGGCGGGTTCGTGTGCATCTTCTGTGACCGCGCGTTCCGGAAGGAGAGGGACTACAGCAGGCACCTGCATCGCCACCTGGTTAACGTCTACTTCCTGGAAAAGGCGGCGCAAGGGCAGGAGTGACGCGGCGCGGGCGGGTTCAGCTTGAGGTCTGGAGGGTCCCCGTGGCGTTGTGTGGTCATCTCTGGGGCGGCCCGCCCCTGGTCGGTCGGTCATGTTGCTTTATTGGGTGTTGGTCTGGGTTTGTAAGCGGCGGGGCCGGCATGTGTAGCTATGAAGCGGGTCTGAGGGCGTGCAGTGCAGCAGCAGGCGGGGAGGTCTGTTGGTTCCTGCACGGGATTGAAC comes from Phacochoerus africanus isolate WHEZ1 chromosome 10, ROS_Pafr_v1, whole genome shotgun sequence and encodes:
- the LOC125137532 gene encoding RE1-silencing transcription factor-like isoform X2, whose translation is MPVRVGSAAAEAGAGAAAPRAPRRAPGCARTAFRTHVAVPLRLGDQDPDGWRVVPRSRAAGLSPRTAFALCDGIWFQLWLSRAMATQVMGQSPGGGGLFPGSGAVGMALPNDMYDLPDLSRAELAAPQLIMLANVALTGEVSGGCCDYLVGEERQMAELMPVGDNSFSESDGEGLEESPDVRGEARGLESMELEGLEPGVVEPGPECAGSAAPEAYSSRSELPPEAPVTEDRGKSLRTKPFRCKPCQYEAESEEQFVHHIRVHSAKKFFVEESAEKQARAREAGSAAAEEGDFSKGPIRCDRCGYNTNRYDHYAAHLKHHTRAGENERVYRCIICTYTTVSEYHWRKHLRNHFPRKVYTCGKCNYFSDRKNNYVQHVRTHTGEKPFKCDQCSYVASNQHEVTRHARQVHNGPKPLSCPHCDYKTADRSNFKKHVELHVNPRQFNCPVCDYAASKKCNLQYHFKSKHPTCPSKTMDVSKVKLKKTKKREADLPDDKITSEKTETEQAKIKGDVAGKKNEKSVRVEKKENVSKEKKPCSNASSQVTTRTRKSAMEAKDVEAHPGNRSEATCTTKKSKRKVGAEARPLQEPVPDEEPAPKKKKKAESKSRSGQETPKGDSRVENKKQSICMKKSTKKKTLKHKPSRKSSKAAQKGTVQQKPAQTEPPQVGPALPDPPPPPPSVGPGEVIQVTPAEVEVAGTEPPPAPPPPPPAGPAGVVQVTPSEVEVVQVAPAEVEVVRVAPAEVEVVQVGPEEKEPPPPPVEPAKVVEVVRAEVEFVQVAPAEVEVARVGPDETEPPPPPPPPVGPAEVVQAAPAEVQVTAAEVARLGPDEKEPPPPVEPIPKRSPRKESDREKPDPRRAVTQEEQVLVEGGPVPVQDGARGQDLSPPPPLPGELPKEEASGDRNVVPAGGGGQEARLGTVEAEEAVEGPAGLGAAIEPSAQVPSSEHKPREPEREPPEGARVAMDSDGDKAESAPGRDPASRAPGASPPVTTAAGGAPDVEEDEGIHSHDGSDLSDNVSEDSDDSGLNGARPAPQETRGKSGKDALAAGGFVCIFCDRAFRKERDYSRHLHRHLVNVYFLEKAAQGQE
- the LOC125137532 gene encoding RE1-silencing transcription factor-like isoform X1, whose protein sequence is MPVRVGSAAAEAGAGAAAPRAPRRAPGCARTAFRTHVAVPLRLGDQDPDGWRVVPRSRAAGLSPRTAFALCDGIWFQLWLSRAMATQVMGQSPGGGGLFPGSGAVGMALPNDMYDLPDLSRAELAAPQLIMLANVALTGEVSGGCCDYLVGEERQMAELMPVGDNSFSESDGEGLEESPDVRGEARGLESMELEGLEPGVVEPGPECAGSAAPEAYSSRSELPPEAPVTEDRGKSLRTKPFRCKPCQYEAESEEQFVHHIRVHSAKKFFVEESAEKQARAREAGSAAAEEGDFSKGPIRCDRCGYNTNRYDHYAAHLKHHTRAGENERVYRCIICTYTTVSEYHWRKHLRNHFPRKVYTCGKCNYFSDRKNNYVQHVRTHTGERPYKCELCPYSSSQKTHLTRHMRTHSGEKPFKCDQCSYVASNQHEVTRHARQVHNGPKPLSCPHCDYKTADRSNFKKHVELHVNPRQFNCPVCDYAASKKCNLQYHFKSKHPTCPSKTMDVSKVKLKKTKKREADLPDDKITSEKTETEQAKIKGDVAGKKNEKSVRVEKKENVSKEKKPCSNASSQVTTRTRKSAMEAKDVEAHPGNRSEATCTTKKSKRKVGAEARPLQEPVPDEEPAPKKKKKAESKSRSGQETPKGDSRVENKKQSICMKKSTKKKTLKHKPSRKSSKAAQKGTVQQKPAQTEPPQVGPALPDPPPPPPSVGPGEVIQVTPAEVEVAGTEPPPAPPPPPPAGPAGVVQVTPSEVEVVQVAPAEVEVVRVAPAEVEVVQVGPEEKEPPPPPVEPAKVVEVVRAEVEFVQVAPAEVEVARVGPDETEPPPPPPPPVGPAEVVQAAPAEVQVTAAEVARLGPDEKEPPPPVEPIPKRSPRKESDREKPDPRRAVTQEEQVLVEGGPVPVQDGARGQDLSPPPPLPGELPKEEASGDRNVVPAGGGGQEARLGTVEAEEAVEGPAGLGAAIEPSAQVPSSEHKPREPEREPPEGARVAMDSDGDKAESAPGRDPASRAPGASPPVTTAAGGAPDVEEDEGIHSHDGSDLSDNVSEDSDDSGLNGARPAPQETRGKSGKDALAAGGFVCIFCDRAFRKERDYSRHLHRHLVNVYFLEKAAQGQE
- the LOC125137532 gene encoding RE1-silencing transcription factor-like isoform X3, whose translation is MATQVMGQSPGGGGLFPGSGAVGMALPNDMYDLPDLSRAELAAPQLIMLANVALTGEVSGGCCDYLVGEERQMAELMPVGDNSFSESDGEGLEESPDVRGEARGLESMELEGLEPGVVEPGPECAGSAAPEAYSSRSELPPEAPVTEDRGKSLRTKPFRCKPCQYEAESEEQFVHHIRVHSAKKFFVEESAEKQARAREAGSAAAEEGDFSKGPIRCDRCGYNTNRYDHYAAHLKHHTRAGENERVYRCIICTYTTVSEYHWRKHLRNHFPRKVYTCGKCNYFSDRKNNYVQHVRTHTGERPYKCELCPYSSSQKTHLTRHMRTHSGEKPFKCDQCSYVASNQHEVTRHARQVHNGPKPLSCPHCDYKTADRSNFKKHVELHVNPRQFNCPVCDYAASKKCNLQYHFKSKHPTCPSKTMDVSKVKLKKTKKREADLPDDKITSEKTETEQAKIKGDVAGKKNEKSVRVEKKENVSKEKKPCSNASSQVTTRTRKSAMEAKDVEAHPGNRSEATCTTKKSKRKVGAEARPLQEPVPDEEPAPKKKKKAESKSRSGQETPKGDSRVENKKQSICMKKSTKKKTLKHKPSRKSSKAAQKGTVQQKPAQTEPPQVGPALPDPPPPPPSVGPGEVIQVTPAEVEVAGTEPPPAPPPPPPAGPAGVVQVTPSEVEVVQVAPAEVEVVRVAPAEVEVVQVGPEEKEPPPPPVEPAKVVEVVRAEVEFVQVAPAEVEVARVGPDETEPPPPPPPPVGPAEVVQAAPAEVQVTAAEVARLGPDEKEPPPPVEPIPKRSPRKESDREKPDPRRAVTQEEQVLVEGGPVPVQDGARGQDLSPPPPLPGELPKEEASGDRNVVPAGGGGQEARLGTVEAEEAVEGPAGLGAAIEPSAQVPSSEHKPREPEREPPEGARVAMDSDGDKAESAPGRDPASRAPGASPPVTTAAGGAPDVEEDEGIHSHDGSDLSDNVSEDSDDSGLNGARPAPQETRGKSGKDALAAGGFVCIFCDRAFRKERDYSRHLHRHLVNVYFLEKAAQGQE